The genome window GCATTTGAATCATTTGATTACCTTTCTATCCAACTTAATTCCGTCACTTTCTTTCACCTTCAAGAAGATGAAAGAAACGCCACCTAAAGTAAGGTGGCGTATCCAACGGCCAGTCTTGGACCCCGTAAGGGATGACTTCGGCTGAACACCGAATCACACATTATACAGAGGGGCAAGCCCCCCTGCAAGCATTACACACAGATTAAACTGCGCGCTCTACCAGTGAGGTCACAACCCAAGTTTTCGTCCGGGAGAGTGGACGAGTTTCGCTGATCACAACGAGGTCGCCAGTTTTGTACTGGTTGGTTTCGTCATGAGCGTGAAACTTTTTGGAGCGACGAACAATTTTACCGTAGATAGGGTGCTTAACTTTGCGCTCTACCAGAACAGTAACGGTCTTGTTCATCTTATCGCTGACTACTTTGCCGACCAGCGTGCGGACTACTTTAGTTTCGCTCATCTCAGGCAGCCTTTTCTTTCAGAACAGTGCGGGTACGGGCGATATCGCGACGCACCTTTTTCAGCTCACTATTCTTGGCGAGCTGTTGAGTTGCGTGCTGCATGCGCAGTGCAAATTGCGCCTTCAGCAAACCAAGCAACTCGGCCTTCAGCTCATCAACACTTTTCGCTCTCAGTTCGGATGCTTTCATTGCTGACCCACCTGTTTAATTACAAACACTGTCGGAATAGGCAACTTGGCAGCTGCAAGACGGAAGGCTTCGCGTGCCAGTTCTTCAGCAACACCATCCATCTCGTACAACATTTTGCCTGGCTGAATTTCGGCCACGAAGTATTCCGGACTACCCTTACCCCCACCCATACGAACTTCGGCTGGCTTGGAAGTAATTGGCTTGTCTGGGAATACACGGATCCAGATGCGACCGCCACGCTTGATGTGACGAGTCATAGCACGACGAGCCGCTTCGATTTGACGGGCAGTCAGACGACCGCGACCGATTGCTTTCAAACCAAAATCGCCGAAGCTAACTTTGTTGCCGCGGGTCGCGATACCAGTATTGCGACCTTTCTGCTGTTTACGGTATTTCAGTCTAGTTGGCTGCAGCATTTCGAGCTCCTGCCTTTCTGGATTTCTTCTCTGGTGCTACAGGGGCAGCCTGGACTTGACCTGGCTTGATATCACCCTTGTATACCCATACCTTGATGCCGATAACACCGTAGGTGGTGTGAGCTTCAGAAGTAGCGTAGTCAACATCTGCACGCAGAGTGTGCAGAGGCACGCGGCCTTCGCGGTACCATTCGCTACGAGCGATATCGATACCGTTCAGACGACCGGAGCTCATGATCTTGATGCCCTGGGCACCCATGCGCATTGCATTTTGCATGGAGCGCTTCATGGCACGACGGAACATCACGCGCTTTTCCAGCTGCGAGGCGATACCGTCGGCGATGATCTGAGCATCGATCTCTGGCTTGCGAACTTCTTCGATATTGACGTGCACAGGCACACCAAGACGACGCTGCAGTTCTTTCTTCAGAACTTCAATGTCTTCGCCTTTTTTACCGATAACAACACCTGGACGGGCGCTGTGAATGGTAATACGGGCGGACTTGGCTGGACGCTCGATAACAACACGACCTACCGAAGCATGCGCCAAGCGCTTCTTCAGGAACTCGCGTACTTCGATGTCTTGCTTCAACTGGCCAGCAAAGTCATGCGAATTTGCAAACCATTTGGAAGACCAG of Vogesella indigofera contains these proteins:
- the rplP gene encoding 50S ribosomal protein L16 codes for the protein MLQPTRLKYRKQQKGRNTGIATRGNKVSFGDFGLKAIGRGRLTARQIEAARRAMTRHIKRGGRIWIRVFPDKPITSKPAEVRMGGGKGSPEYFVAEIQPGKMLYEMDGVAEELAREAFRLAAAKLPIPTVFVIKQVGQQ
- the rpmC gene encoding 50S ribosomal protein L29, encoding MKASELRAKSVDELKAELLGLLKAQFALRMQHATQQLAKNSELKKVRRDIARTRTVLKEKAA
- the rpsC gene encoding 30S ribosomal protein S3, translating into MGQKIHPTGFRLAVTKNWSSKWFANSHDFAGQLKQDIEVREFLKKRLAHASVGRVVIERPAKSARITIHSARPGVVIGKKGEDIEVLKKELQRRLGVPVHVNIEEVRKPEIDAQIIADGIASQLEKRVMFRRAMKRSMQNAMRMGAQGIKIMSSGRLNGIDIARSEWYREGRVPLHTLRADVDYATSEAHTTYGVIGIKVWVYKGDIKPGQVQAAPVAPEKKSRKAGARNAAAN
- the rpsQ gene encoding 30S ribosomal protein S17; translation: MSETKVVRTLVGKVVSDKMNKTVTVLVERKVKHPIYGKIVRRSKKFHAHDETNQYKTGDLVVISETRPLSRTKTWVVTSLVERAV